The following proteins come from a genomic window of Crassostrea angulata isolate pt1a10 chromosome 1, ASM2561291v2, whole genome shotgun sequence:
- the LOC128188760 gene encoding glutathione hydrolase 1 proenzyme-like, producing the protein MAANAKNLDPENQIIAEESHERVSNKKSGICYSKKFIGFLILNVLVAYIVVIYLATKDPDDNGDQETTTMMAPGEARGADEVHVNTGAVVSDNVACSNIGRDFLLKGGSAADAAVATLFCNGVLTPHSMGVGGGLFMVYYDAESKKSVYISGRERAPQNVQKDMYVNHEGCFDAKYIAIPGEIKAYWTLHRKYGRLPWKNLVQPAVHFARNGFHISNSVAKAIKYLKDNLQINFRDFPSLCSVFCDTDGNPVSEGALVRNAKLADFLEMIGEKGPDYLYNSSLTDIVVKEINDQVSFKFWDREDLETYHAKEDSALSVDLGQWTLHTVPDPSGGPVLALLMNLFRELKLSKSIMDANPAGTYHLMIEATKFAYSFRPKLGDGDYEPDVKNLVNRLVSKKLAKDLAALVDRNKTHPGDYYTNNTMMSQEEHGTSHVSVLSQTGDALSATSTIEYYLGSLFMSNKTGIIWNNEMCDFTLKRTNEEVPEVNSVKPGKQPLSSMAPVIFVDNQSGKVRLVTGAAGGTRITTTVAQIAARVLLFGESIEEAIRKKRFHHHLSPNVLMYEFGFPEDIVSQLEDTYGHKTKKRERYMAVAEGIERCPVTGQVSAFADVRKLPGGASFVQKTKFI; encoded by the exons ATGGCAGCTAATGCAAAAAATCTGGACCCGGAGAAtca AATCATTGCAGAGGAGTCACATGAACGGGTTTCCAATAAAAAATCGGGTATCTGTTACTCCAAAAAATTCATAGGATTCTTAATACTCAATGTGTTGGTCGCTTACATTGTTGTCATATACCTGGCGACCAaagacccggatgataatggTGACCAAGAGACAACTACCATGATGGCGCCGGGGGAAGCGCGAGGGGCGGACGAGGTGCACGTCAACACGGGGGCAGTGGTCAGTGACAACGTGGCCTGCTCAAACATCGGCAG AGACTTTCTTTTGAAAGGCGGTTCTGCTGCAGATGCTGCCGTAGCAACACTTTTTTGTAATGGCGTCTTGACACCTCACAGTATGGGAGTTGGCGGGG GTCTGTTTATGGTATACTACGATGCCGAGTCAAAGAAATCTGTGTACATAAGTGGCCGAGAGAGGGCGCCACAGAACGTTCAAAAAGACATGTATGTCAACCATGAGGGCTGTTTTG ACGCAAAGTACATCGCTATACCTGGTGAAATCAAGGCTTACTGGACACTACACAGGAAATATGGCCGCCTTCCATGGAAAAACCTCGTCCAACCAGCAGTCCATTTTGCCAGAAATGGATTTCATATATCAAACAGTGTCGCAAAAGCCATTAAATATCTAAAAGACAATCTTCAAATAAATTTCAGAGATTTTCCTTCTCTATG TTCGGTTTTTTGTGACACTGATGGGAACCCAGTGTCAGAGGGAGCTTTGGTCAGAAACGCTAAATTGGCCGACTTCCTGGAGATGATAGGCGAGAAAGGCCCGGATTATCTGTATAACAGTTCCCTGACTGACATTGTGGTCAAGGAAATCAACGATCAAG TATCCTTCAAATTCTGGGACAGAGAGGATCTGGAGACGTACCACGCGAAAGAAGATTCGGCGCTGTCCGTAGATCTAGGTCAGTGGACGCTTCACACCGTCCCCGACCCCAGCGGTGGGCCCGTGCTGGCGCTCCTGATGAATCTGTTCCGAG AACTGAAACTTTCTAAAAGCATCATGGACGCAAATCCAGCTGGAACCTACCATCTGATGATAGAAGCTACCAAGTTTGCTTACTCCTTTCGACCAAAACTTGGAGATGGCGATTATGAGCCAGATGTAAAAAAC CTAGTCAATCGTTTAGTCTCAAAGAAACTTGCAAAGGATCTAGCTGCTCTAGTCGACCGAAACAAAACGCATCCTGGAGACTACTATACCAACAATACCATGATGTCACAGGAAGAGCACGGGACAAGTCATGTGTCTGTACTGTCACAGACAGGGGATGCTTTATCAGCGACCAGTACCATAGAGTATTA TTTAGGTTCCTTGTTTATGTCAAATAAAACTGGCATAATTTGGAATAATGAGATGTGTGATTTTACCCTCAAGCGAACTAATGAAGAG GTACCGGAAGTAAATTCTGTAAAACCCGGAAAACAGCCTTTATCATCCATGGCGCCCGTCATATTTGTTGATAATCAGAGCGGGAAAGTACGGCTCGTTACTGGCGCTGCCGGTGGCACCAGAATAACCACCACCGTGGCACAG attgctGCAAGAGTGTTATTGTTCGGTGAATCCATCGAAGAGGCTATTCGTAAAAAGCGATTTCATCATCACCTTTCTCCAAATGTTCTAATGTACGAGTTTGGATTTCCAGAG